The proteins below come from a single Ochotona princeps isolate mOchPri1 chromosome 6, mOchPri1.hap1, whole genome shotgun sequence genomic window:
- the TMEM202 gene encoding transmembrane protein 202, with the protein MESNENLVLTFYNPKVPKVKGNRKYQRPTLPTNKHPSASMPLRRRQQHVSQTHTYIRMFCGSLSGFGLFMTLCMSPLSWVQLLVTKDGTELYAGLWTLCSHELCWTHTPKPPYFLQFSRAAFILSILTILVGLGWLLFSCLPRRGSVVANLDLKVSMLSFTSASCLLICLSLFLEHVNWHCKDVMEPDLLWTYYLNWWSDFLYTFAGIISFLNYISVMSIPSDEKASMPHPMEKSRLGIGPAMTEVPDDAKESGSSTEATHET; encoded by the exons ATGGAGAGCAATGAGAATTTAGTCCTGACTTTTTATAACCCTAAGGTTCCCAAAGTCAAGGGGAACAGGAAGTACCAAAGG CCTACTCTCCCCACCAACAAACACCCGAGTGCCTCAATGCCTCTCCGGAGGCGACAGCAGCACGTGAGTCAGACACACACCTACATCCGGATGTTCTGTGGCAGCCTCTCGGGCTTTGGCCTCTTCATGACCCTCTGCATGAGCCCCCTGAGCTGGGTGCAGTTGCTGGTGACCAAAGATGGTACGGAGCTCTACGCGGGACTCTGGACCCTGTGCAGCCACGAGTTGTGCTGGACTCACACACCCAAGCCGCCCT ATTTCCTCCAGTTTTCCAGGGCTGCCTTCATCCTCTCCATCCTCACCATACTTGTTGGCCTTGGTTGGCTCTTATTCTCTTGCCTGCCCAGAAGAGGAAGTGTGGTCGCCAACTTGGATCTGAAGGTATCCATGCTCAGCTTCACCTCAG cttcctgcttgctcaTATGCCTCAGCCTGTTTCTGGAACATGTGAACTGGCATTGCAAGGATGTCATGGAGCCAGATCTCCTGTGGACTTATTATCTGAACTGGTGGAGTGACTTCTTATACACATTTGCTG GCATCATCAGTTTCCTCAACTACATATCTGTCATGTCTATTCCCTCGGACGAAAAGGCTTCCATGCCTCACCCAATGGAGAAGTCTCGCCTGGGGATTGGTCCCGCAATGACAGAGGTGCCTGATGATGCCAAGGAGTCAGGATCTTCCACAGAAGCTACACATGAAACTTAA